The genome window CGTGAATCGAAAGAAAATTCTCAAAAACAGAGCCCTCCTGGCAGAAGAACTCGGCAGAACTGCTGATCAATGGATTTATGCCGATCAGGTTCACGGGAACAGATCTTTTGTAGCAGGACCCGATCACAGGGGCCTCGGAGCTCTGGACAGAACCACGGCGATTCCCGCTACAGATGCCATCATACTCGGGCATCCGGGGCTTCAGGCCATGATCTTTACGGCGGACTGCCTACCGCTGATTCTCTTTGATACAGAAAAAAAATATGCGGCTCTGATACACGCCGGCTGGAGAGGGATTGCAGGAGGAATAGTCCCTCAGGTACTGGAACGGATGTGCAGTGAACTGTACAGTCATGTTGAGAATATACGAGCAGTAGCAGGACCTGCCATTGACAGCTGCTGCTATCAAATCGACAGCCCCGTCTATGATGCTCTGACAGGGTCTTATCCGGAAACTCTCAATGCTTTTAAAAAAGACGGCAAAAATCACTGGCGGCTGAGCCTTGAAAAAGCCGTATTTCATCAATTGATAGCAAAGGGGATAAAAGAAACACAAATGGAGGGCAGCAATCTTTGCAGCTGTTGCCAGACTGATCTGTATTCCTGGCGCCGAGAGGGGGCCGGATGCGGCCGGATGGCAAGCTATATCTGCACATAAAAAAAGGACTGCCGGGCAGTCCTTTTTTATGTTCGAAAGAAACCGTTTATTTTTTTCCAAACAGTCTGGAAAGAAGTCCTTTCTTTTGAACTGGAGCCTTTTCTTTCACCTGATTTACAGGGCGGGCACTCTTTGGGTTCTGAGATGTTTTAGAGGAACTGTTCTTATTCGTTGCCCCTTTGTTTGCATGGCTATTATTGACTGGTCCCTTATTTCCGGAACGCTGAGCAACCGGGCGGCCGGATCTCTTCCTGTTGCCGCCGTTTCCGGACTTTGATCCGCCTTTGAAAGATTTGATAGTCCCTTTATCTGCCTGAAAATCCTCACCGTATTTGGCTTTGTAATAGGCTAGTCTATCTTCAATGCTGTTCTTACTGCTGACCCGTTCCATGGGAAGACTGGCGGGAGCCTTGTTCTCTCCACGGTTGCGGGATCGATTATCCGTAGGCTTTTGTCCCTTGTATGAGTTTTTACGTTTCCTGTTTCGGCTTATGCTCTGTTTTTCACTGCCATTGTGGGTATTGCTCTTTTTGATTTCTTCATCAACGGAATCCATGGTTCCCGACACGGCCAAAACAGCAGACTGAACACGGGCGGCTCTGGCATCCAGAGGACGTTTGTTTCCTCCGCTGTATTTCCGGCTGACACCACCACCGTTTCTAGGACGGCCTCGTCCATCACGGCGTCCTTGATGATCTCCGGAAGCTCCCGCCCTTTTATCAAAGTGAAAACGCATTCCTTCACTCTTGTCTTCAACCATCAGATCTTCATCGGCCCAGGATACGGGTATTTTCTGTCCCGTAAGTTTTTCAATGGCAGGTAGTCCGTATACGAACTTTTCACAGGCCAGAGTGATGGCTTTACCAGTCTTTCCTGCACGGGCAGTTCTACCAATTCGATGGACATAACTCTCTGCGTCTGTAGGCACATCATAATTGACTACCAGAGAAAGATCGTTGATATGGAGTCCTCTGGCAGCGACATCTGTCGCCACAAGAAAGGGTGTTTTTCCCTCTTTGGCTTCTTCAACAATTTTGAGTCTCTTTTTCTGGGGAAGATCGCCCATAAGGCACTTCGCATGATATCCGTTATGCTCCAGCCGTTTAGCGACCTCATAGGTTGTATGTTTCGTATTGGCAAAGATAATAGCTGTATCGGGTTTATCCCGCTTCATTACGCCCAGAAGAAGCTTCATTTTTTCTTCAGCACTGACATGGTAGAGTTCCTGAGTGATGGCCTCTACGGCAAGCTGCTCGGGTTCAATCACAATTTCACCGGGATTGTTCATATACTCCCAGGCAAGATTCCCCACCTTGGCATTCAAGGTAGCACTAAAAAGCATGGTCCGCCTCATGTCCGCAGCGGGCATTTTACTCAAAATCTTCCTGAGGTCGGGTAGGAATCCCATATCAAAAAGTCTATCAGCCTCATCAATGACAAGAATTCCCATCTCTGAAAATCGAATTTTCCCTGATTTACTAAAGTCGATCAGCCTTCCAGGGGTGCCAATAAGGATATCGCATCCATCGGCCAGGGATTGTTCCTGTTCGTTGTATCCCACACCTCCGTAAAAACTTCCAATTCTAAAATCAAGGTGCTGCCCCAGAACCTTAGCTTCTTCTTCGATTTGAACGACCAGTTCTCTTGTGGGGCAAATGATGAGGGCTTTCTGCCCCTTAAAGTGTTTATCTTCGCCTAATAATTGAAAAATTGAAATTAGAAACGCTGCGGTCTTTCCTGTCCCGGTCTGAGACTGGGCAAATACATCTTTGTTTTCTAAAATAGTCTGGAACGTCTGTTCCTGTACTGGCATGCACTCTTTAAAGCCTGCCGATTCTATACCCTTCTGGATATTCTCATTAAAATTAAATTCGGTAAATTTCATCTAAATTGTATCTCACACATTTGTAGCATATTTTTTAGTCCGGTCGGAATTATTCATATCATTGCTTAGTTGTCTGCCTGAAAATCATTTATTCTTCAAAATCAGAAACCATTGATTCAGTAAATTCATACGGGTACTGAGAACTCCACACCGGGAGACTCCTGTTAAATGTAACCTATTTTCATTACTTTTCAGGTTACGATCCCAATAAGTATATATTTTTTACATATAATTGTCGATATAGTAGACATCCCCTGAAGGTCATAATCTAAAAGAGAATGAAAAAAAAAATAAAACTGCTTCTGTCCACTCTGATAATCCCTCTTTTCTCAGCCTGTCGCGTCCAGACTCCCGTTGAATATGAGGGTTTCATAAGTTCAACTCCATTGCCACAGTTACTCAATCTGAGACTGTCAGATATTCTCATGGATAATAGGTTTCTCTATCTGGTTTCACCAATCAGCGGGACCTTACTATTTTGTCTGGGAATCATTCTGCTGTTTCTTCGTAAAAAGGATAAATCATCCCTCTACCTAGCTTTATCGTCCCTCATAGCAGCCCTTGTGTACACCCTGCCCTTCTGGGTAGACATGGTGAACCTTCCTCGCGAATTTTGGTCAGCTCAAATGATTAGGACCGTGTTCCTCCTTCTCTTTTACAAAACCTATAGATCCTGGTGCCGTAAGGCCCTGTATCACAGAACGAAGGTATGGTCTTTCCTGCTGTCATCCATGCTTCTCTCAATAGCCCTCATAGGAACTCTCTTATCGGGCCACTTCCCGCAGATTCTGAACCTTCAATGGCCCGTTCCGATACTCGCTTCAGTACTGATCCTGGATTCAGTTATAAACAGCATCTTATCATTTCAAAGGAAGGATGACCGTTCAGGAATTGCAGGAGTGCTGACTCTGGTTCCTCTCATTGGACTCTCCCTCTGGTTATACTATACAAGACGGTATACAGGTTTGTTCCCATTCCTGAACAACCTCTACTTTGCCCTCCCTTCTCTTTTGATTTTGTGGCAGTTTGCATTGACTGTCAGCCTCATCCAGAGACGGTACAACAAGGAAGAGCAACGAAATAACATACTCAGAAAAATGGTAGAAGACGAGGAGATTCAAAAAGACAAGCTAGAAGAGATGATTGAAAATCTCGAAACCCGATATGAGGAAGAAACAAGGATTCCAGACTATAGTCTGGAATGCTCGCGGAGACTCCTGGAACAGAAGGGAGACCCGGCTTTGAGTCTTCCCGAATCATGGTCGGGAGCCCATCGCCTGATTGCGGATAGTCACCAATGGCCCATGCTGGGAGTTTGGAACAGTGGAAAAGCCCTCCTTTTTGCCGAGAACTTGGGAAAAGAATCTCTCGTGCCCTTACTATACCTTCAGGAAATCTTTAAGAACATGAAGATTGAAAAGCCGGCACAGATGATGAAGTTACTGAATGACAGGATGTGCTCTCTCCATCAGAATATGGAAACAGGCCTCTCTGCGGTATACCTCTATTATTTAGATGATGAGCTGATCTGTGGTACTGCCGGCAGAGTCAGGATTTATATGCAGAAGAATGACGGTAAAATTGTTCCTGTCCAGACTCAGAACAAACCGGTAACCTTTAAAGAAGGATTAGGAGTAAGAGCCCAAACGAGAGAAGACGGAAAACCATACCGAATCCCTCTTGAGAAAGGGGATAGAATCATTTTGGTATCCTCCAGTCTTACAGACAGGGAACTGGGAGTTTCGGGAGAGCTTTACGGACAGAAATCACTGTACAGGGTGCTCAGGAGCCATGAATCAGCCAGTCCTGAAAATACAGTGCTGGCCATCCTAAAGGATTTTGATGATTTTGATCTGGGAAATACTCTGGATAGGCAGATTTATGCGGCGGTTTTCCAGAAAACCTGAATTTGAATCAGATATTATGGGGACTCCATTTATCATTCTTGACCATATCCACTACCTTACTGAAACGTAGTTCTGATTGAATCTGTTCCACCCTGGCAACAATGGATTCATGGTCAAGCTTACATTGTTTGATCAATTGATCCCGTGTAGCCTGAGCCAGGAATTCCGATGGAACACCAATATGGTCGTAGAGAATATCCGAATGCTTTTCTGAAAGAATCATGGCAATTTCTTCACCCATTCCGCCAGAGCCAATTCCTTCTTCAACGAAAAGAATCTGTTCATAATTTTGCAACAGCCCCAGGAGGGCCGGTTTATTCAGAGGTCGGATAAACCTCATTTGATACACATCACACTTCAGTCCCTTTTCATCCAGAATATCCGAAGCGCTTACAACCTCTTTCAGGAGTCCTCCTAAGGAGATGAGCAGGATTGTAGAATGTTCTCTTTTTTTGACAAGGACACCCTTCCCTTCTTCCAATGGCGTATCCTGAACTTCTCCACAGGAGTAAGTAGCTCCCTTAGGATAACGGATCAGTACGGGTTGATTTGCCCCTAAAGCCCATTCAAGGGACATTTCAATCTCTCTCGCACTCTGAGGAGCCAGGAAGGCTAAACCGGGAATATTCCGGAACATGACCATATCAAAGATCCCCTGATGCGTTTCGCCATCATCACCCACAAGACCGGAGCGGTCCATGCAGATAACAACGGGCAGACCTGGCAGAGCGATATCATGGATGAGTTGATCCACGGCTCTCTGCATAAATGTGGAATAGATCGCCACAACAGGCTGCATTCCGGAGGCTGCCAGGCCAGCGGCAAAAGTCAGTGCATGCTGTTCAGCTATGCCCACATCAAAAAAACGCTGCGGAAATTCTTCTTTGAAGGGAAGTAAACCAGTACCTGATGACATGGCTGCCGTAATAGCCGCAACCTTATCATTCTTCTTAGCCTCAGTGAGGATAGCACAGCCAAAGGCTGCTGTGGTGGTGACCGTTTTCGGATCTGCCTTAAGAGAAGGATCGACCTTCCCCGTTTCTATGGCAAAGGGACCGACACCGTGGAAAGAAGAGGGATCACCTTCGGCATGTGCATAGCCTTTGCCTTTGGTTGTGAGGACATGAAGGAGTACAGGCCCCTCAATTTCACGGACATGTTCAAGAACATCTGTCAGTTTCTCAATACTATGACCTTTCACGGGACCAACATATTTAAAACCCAGGTCAGTGAAGAGATTTTCCTTATAGACAATCCCCTTCACTCCCCGCTTCAATCGGTAAACCCATCTAAGAAGTGATTTTCCTACGAAGGGAATATGAGAAATGGTAAAGTCAACAACAGTCCTGAAGCGTTTATAACTGACGGTCAATGCCAACTGAGAGAGGTAGGAAGACAAAGCCCCCACATTCCGGCTAATAGACATGGTGTTGTCGTTTAGTATGACAATAAGATCCTGTTGAAGATGACCGGCAAAATTCAGGGCTTCAAGGGCTTGTCCCCCTGTCAGAGCACCGTCTCCGATGACACAGAGAACCTTGTTGGTTCTTTTTTGAATATGATCACCTGCCAGAACACCCATTCCTGCAGAGATCGATGTTGAGGCGTGTCCGGTATTAAAAATATCATGTGGATTTTCATCCCGCTTGGGAAAGCCGCTGAGACCTCCCTGCTGCCGTATTGTATGAAACAAATCGGCCCGTCCGGTGAGAAGTTTATGGGTGTAGCACTGATGGCCTACATCCCATATGAATTTATCACGAGGCGAGGAGAAGACTTTATGCATGGCAAGGGTCAGCTCAACCACACCCAGATTGGATGCCAGATGACCACCATTCTGACTGACTGTATTGATAATACAGTCCCGGATCTCTTGAGCCAGGTCATCAAGCTGTTTTGAAGTCAGGGATCTTAACTGTTCCGGATGGTTAATGCCGGCTAGAATTGGATATTCTTTCACACATCACCTCAGGCTGAAATAAGCACCAAAGGGGCGCCAAAATAAAAGGCGGTATTAAAAATACCGCCCTGTCTCACAAGAAATTCAAACTATTTATGTTTATGTCTGTTCTTTCTCAGTTTCTTTTTTCTTTTGTGAGTTGCGATTTTCTTTCTTTTACGTTTTCTACCACAGGGCATTGTTCGTAATCTCCTTACTACTTATGGTTCATCCTGTCGGTTCATGCCCTACAGGTAATCTAAATTCTCATCTCCGGCTGTACAGAGCTTAAATATTATGCCGTTTTCATCCATGGAGGTCAAGTCCCGGACCTATGAAAAGCATCAATCCTCTCCCGGATTTCCTGACTCCTGTCGGGGTTAAACCACGAGACTCCCGGAAGAGAACGGAAAAATGTCATCTGCCTTTTGGCATATCGCCTGGAATTCTGCTGGATTCGGTCTTTTACATCCGATAAAGTAAGACAGCCTTCCCTCAGAAAAGGAAAAAACTCACTATATCCGATGCCCTTCATTCCAGGGTCATCTTCCCTGGCTCCCTGGCTGATCAGAAATTGGATTTCATCATAGAGCCCTCTTTCAAACATGAGGTTCACCCGTTCATTAATCCTTTCATACAACTCTTTCCTTGGACGCTCCAGTCCTAAGAGCAGACAGGAAAGATCATTTCTGGGCTGACGGCTTATCTGAAAGGATGAAAGAGGCTTCCCGGTCCCTTCAAAGACTTCCAGAGCCCGGACGATACGGGATCGATCCATCGGCATCAGCCTGGCGGCTGTCTCTGGATCGACCCTGGTCAGCCTTTCATGGAGGACTCGGGGCCCTTTTTCATCTAGTTCTGCATTCAAAGCATTCCTGATTTCTCCTGAAACAGGAGGGATTCTAGGAAGTCCAAAGAGAAAATTTCTAAAATAAAATGCTGTCCCCCCAGAGATAACCGGGAGTTTTCCCCTCTTATGGATACTCAGAACCCGCTCTTCTGCGAGACGGACAAAATCACCTGTATTGAACTGTTCTGTATAGTCTAGTATATCGATGAGATGGTGAGGCATCCGTTGTAAATAGGAAGGATCTGGTTTGGCACTTCCAATATTCAGCAGACGGTAGACTTGCATAGAGTCTGCACTTATGATCTCACCGCTGTCACTAAAGAGCTCTTCCAGAAGATCTGTCTTTCCTACTGCAGTCGGTCCAAAGAGACAGACAACAGGAGGAAGAGGAGAATTACTTCTGGTATTCGTACTCAACTTTTTTAGAGATGATTTCTTCCAGGGCGGTAGAGACGATTTTGCCTCTATTCTTATCAAGATCATCACTACCAGCTACACTGATCTGTTCAGCTCTATGAATAGCGGCATTGGTTAATTCATACATATTGCCTTCATGATTTACAAGGTCTCCCAGAGGGATAATTAACTCGCGATTAATGGGCATGGACAGTCCTTATCATCAGATTTGAGATATTCAGCAGAAGTATACTGATGCCGAGTCTCTTTGTAAAGACAGACAATGGGCAGAACTGATATATTAATGATGAACACTGAAACGGAGGGACCATTGCTGCGGCATTTCCGATTTTTCTACAAACTCTTCATTGCCTTCTTCTTGACAGGAGTCATCCCTGTGGCCCTCCTCAGCTCTTCCTTTGCCCTTTTTTCTGGTGGCATTGTAACAGGATCTTACAAACAGCAGGGCCTCATTGCCATCAAAGGGATGTCGGAAGATCTGAATACGCTTTTGGAACGGTATCGCCACACAGTCTATTCCCTCAGCAGTGATGATGAAATTATTGCAGCTATCCTCAAGGACGCTGATCCTGAACGGTCAGAACTTCTGGCTCTCTATCAGAAAATCTATAGGGCTCTTAGCGGCCACATTGATCATGCCTCCCTGCATGTTATCAGCCGCACAGGATTTCCCTCTTTTTCTACACAGCAGATACCTAAATCCTATCTCAATATGGACGATGAGGCGGCAGGTGGTTTATTTGCCCTGGCCCGCAAGCATCCCGAGAAAAGCTGGGCAGTTTCTAACCATTTCATAAATGAAAGAGGGAATATAGTGATGATGAGTCTATGCCGGGCCGTACGGGATTTTGACGGAACCATCATCGCGTATGTTGTCCTGGATATCAATAAACCCTATATCGCCCAAATAAGTGAAGAAAAGAACCAGGATGTGTTTTCCCAAATTCTGATTGTAAATACTAGTCAGAATCTCGTCAGCGACCTAAGACACAGCGAGAATGACGGCAATTTCAGTCGTCTGCCTTTCCTTTCTGATATTCCAGACAAACTTTCCGGCTCTTTTACAAAAGAGGATCTTTTAATCATCTACACCCCCTTGGCAGTGGAACCCTTTGTCCTAGTCGGAGCCCTGCCCCTCAACATAGTCCTATCCAATCTCAGTTATCTTATTCGGGCAACTCTGTGGCTGCTCCTTTTGTGTATAATTCTGGCGGTTTTACTGGCTCTCCTCGTCTCTCGTTCCATCTCTAGACCGGTTCACAGCCTCACACTGGCCATGGGTCAGGTAGAAGAAGGAGATTTGTCCGTACGAGTTTCAGAGAACAGAGAGGATGAGATAGGACTCCTGCTCAAACGTTTTAATATCATGACCGGTCAAATAGAAACCCTCGTTAAGGAAACCAGAGAGGAACAGGAAAAACTGAGGGTAGCTGAACGAAAAGCTTTGCAGGCTCAAATTAATCCTCACTTCCTCTACAACACCCTGAATACCATCAAATCCATTGCAAAATTGGAAGGTATAGATCAAATTACAACGATTGTAACACAGATGGGAAAGCTCCTGCGCCATACTATTGATAATGAAAAGGAAATTGTGACTCTTGCTGAAAGCTTGGTTCTGGTGGAAAGTTATCTTTCTATTCAAAAAATACGGTTCGGGACAAGGCTCAGTTACAGCATTAGAATTCCTGAGGAATATTCAGATCAACCCATTCCCAAACTTATGCTTCAACCACTGGTTGAAAATGCTGTAATCCATGGATTGGAACAGAAAATGGGTCCGGG of Oceanispirochaeta crateris contains these proteins:
- a CDS encoding SpoIIE family protein phosphatase, which gives rise to MKKKIKLLLSTLIIPLFSACRVQTPVEYEGFISSTPLPQLLNLRLSDILMDNRFLYLVSPISGTLLFCLGIILLFLRKKDKSSLYLALSSLIAALVYTLPFWVDMVNLPREFWSAQMIRTVFLLLFYKTYRSWCRKALYHRTKVWSFLLSSMLLSIALIGTLLSGHFPQILNLQWPVPILASVLILDSVINSILSFQRKDDRSGIAGVLTLVPLIGLSLWLYYTRRYTGLFPFLNNLYFALPSLLILWQFALTVSLIQRRYNKEEQRNNILRKMVEDEEIQKDKLEEMIENLETRYEEETRIPDYSLECSRRLLEQKGDPALSLPESWSGAHRLIADSHQWPMLGVWNSGKALLFAENLGKESLVPLLYLQEIFKNMKIEKPAQMMKLLNDRMCSLHQNMETGLSAVYLYYLDDELICGTAGRVRIYMQKNDGKIVPVQTQNKPVTFKEGLGVRAQTREDGKPYRIPLEKGDRIILVSSSLTDRELGVSGELYGQKSLYRVLRSHESASPENTVLAILKDFDDFDLGNTLDRQIYAAVFQKT
- the dxs gene encoding 1-deoxy-D-xylulose-5-phosphate synthase, whose translation is MKEYPILAGINHPEQLRSLTSKQLDDLAQEIRDCIINTVSQNGGHLASNLGVVELTLAMHKVFSSPRDKFIWDVGHQCYTHKLLTGRADLFHTIRQQGGLSGFPKRDENPHDIFNTGHASTSISAGMGVLAGDHIQKRTNKVLCVIGDGALTGGQALEALNFAGHLQQDLIVILNDNTMSISRNVGALSSYLSQLALTVSYKRFRTVVDFTISHIPFVGKSLLRWVYRLKRGVKGIVYKENLFTDLGFKYVGPVKGHSIEKLTDVLEHVREIEGPVLLHVLTTKGKGYAHAEGDPSSFHGVGPFAIETGKVDPSLKADPKTVTTTAAFGCAILTEAKKNDKVAAITAAMSSGTGLLPFKEEFPQRFFDVGIAEQHALTFAAGLAASGMQPVVAIYSTFMQRAVDQLIHDIALPGLPVVICMDRSGLVGDDGETHQGIFDMVMFRNIPGLAFLAPQSAREIEMSLEWALGANQPVLIRYPKGATYSCGEVQDTPLEEGKGVLVKKREHSTILLISLGGLLKEVVSASDILDEKGLKCDVYQMRFIRPLNKPALLGLLQNYEQILFVEEGIGSGGMGEEIAMILSEKHSDILYDHIGVPSEFLAQATRDQLIKQCKLDHESIVARVEQIQSELRFSKVVDMVKNDKWSPHNI
- a CDS encoding cache domain-containing sensor histidine kinase, with the translated sequence MGRTDILMMNTETEGPLLRHFRFFYKLFIAFFLTGVIPVALLSSSFALFSGGIVTGSYKQQGLIAIKGMSEDLNTLLERYRHTVYSLSSDDEIIAAILKDADPERSELLALYQKIYRALSGHIDHASLHVISRTGFPSFSTQQIPKSYLNMDDEAAGGLFALARKHPEKSWAVSNHFINERGNIVMMSLCRAVRDFDGTIIAYVVLDINKPYIAQISEEKNQDVFSQILIVNTSQNLVSDLRHSENDGNFSRLPFLSDIPDKLSGSFTKEDLLIIYTPLAVEPFVLVGALPLNIVLSNLSYLIRATLWLLLLCIILAVLLALLVSRSISRPVHSLTLAMGQVEEGDLSVRVSENREDEIGLLLKRFNIMTGQIETLVKETREEQEKLRVAERKALQAQINPHFLYNTLNTIKSIAKLEGIDQITTIVTQMGKLLRHTIDNEKEIVTLAESLVLVESYLSIQKIRFGTRLSYSIRIPEEYSDQPIPKLMLQPLVENAVIHGLEQKMGPGIITLRGWNQEKDLILEVQDNGKGIPPGQEQIGSSNSHGVGLSNVHRRLQLLYGAPYGLTIESQADKGTTIRIRVPLKEEE
- the miaA gene encoding tRNA (adenosine(37)-N6)-dimethylallyltransferase MiaA → MSTNTRSNSPLPPVVCLFGPTAVGKTDLLEELFSDSGEIISADSMQVYRLLNIGSAKPDPSYLQRMPHHLIDILDYTEQFNTGDFVRLAEERVLSIHKRGKLPVISGGTAFYFRNFLFGLPRIPPVSGEIRNALNAELDEKGPRVLHERLTRVDPETAARLMPMDRSRIVRALEVFEGTGKPLSSFQISRQPRNDLSCLLLGLERPRKELYERINERVNLMFERGLYDEIQFLISQGAREDDPGMKGIGYSEFFPFLREGCLTLSDVKDRIQQNSRRYAKRQMTFFRSLPGVSWFNPDRSQEIRERIDAFHRSGT
- a CDS encoding DNA-directed RNA polymerase subunit omega translates to MPINRELIIPLGDLVNHEGNMYELTNAAIHRAEQISVAGSDDLDKNRGKIVSTALEEIISKKVEYEYQK
- the pgeF gene encoding peptidoglycan editing factor PgeF, with translation MILHKKAGFTLHTWQTLDHLGVQAGTVSGMNTALHAPEGVNRKKILKNRALLAEELGRTADQWIYADQVHGNRSFVAGPDHRGLGALDRTTAIPATDAIILGHPGLQAMIFTADCLPLILFDTEKKYAALIHAGWRGIAGGIVPQVLERMCSELYSHVENIRAVAGPAIDSCCYQIDSPVYDALTGSYPETLNAFKKDGKNHWRLSLEKAVFHQLIAKGIKETQMEGSNLCSCCQTDLYSWRREGAGCGRMASYICT
- a CDS encoding DEAD/DEAH box helicase, whose product is MKFTEFNFNENIQKGIESAGFKECMPVQEQTFQTILENKDVFAQSQTGTGKTAAFLISIFQLLGEDKHFKGQKALIICPTRELVVQIEEEAKVLGQHLDFRIGSFYGGVGYNEQEQSLADGCDILIGTPGRLIDFSKSGKIRFSEMGILVIDEADRLFDMGFLPDLRKILSKMPAADMRRTMLFSATLNAKVGNLAWEYMNNPGEIVIEPEQLAVEAITQELYHVSAEEKMKLLLGVMKRDKPDTAIIFANTKHTTYEVAKRLEHNGYHAKCLMGDLPQKKRLKIVEEAKEGKTPFLVATDVAARGLHINDLSLVVNYDVPTDAESYVHRIGRTARAGKTGKAITLACEKFVYGLPAIEKLTGQKIPVSWADEDLMVEDKSEGMRFHFDKRAGASGDHQGRRDGRGRPRNGGGVSRKYSGGNKRPLDARAARVQSAVLAVSGTMDSVDEEIKKSNTHNGSEKQSISRNRKRKNSYKGQKPTDNRSRNRGENKAPASLPMERVSSKNSIEDRLAYYKAKYGEDFQADKGTIKSFKGGSKSGNGGNRKRSGRPVAQRSGNKGPVNNSHANKGATNKNSSSKTSQNPKSARPVNQVKEKAPVQKKGLLSRLFGKK